In one window of uncultured Acetobacteroides sp. DNA:
- a CDS encoding HDIG domain-containing metalloprotein, with product MDRNQALELLNSRIKNPRMIAHCLSSEAVMRRLAAHFNEDVELWGLAGLLHDLDVEETEGNHEQHGNVAADLLAENGFPQVAVDAIRRHNERATLEPRTTLFDHALAAGETITGLITATAMVYPDRKVASVKPSSVVKRMKEKNFAASVKRENIMECEMIGISIAVFAEMAIEAMCGVADQVGL from the coding sequence ATGGATCGTAATCAAGCATTGGAATTGCTGAATAGCCGAATAAAGAATCCGAGGATGATTGCTCACTGTCTTTCTTCGGAGGCTGTGATGCGAAGGCTGGCGGCGCATTTTAACGAGGATGTGGAGCTATGGGGGCTTGCCGGATTGCTGCACGATTTAGACGTGGAGGAGACTGAGGGAAACCACGAGCAGCATGGCAACGTAGCTGCCGATCTTCTTGCCGAGAATGGTTTTCCGCAGGTAGCTGTTGATGCCATTCGTAGGCACAACGAAAGGGCTACGCTTGAGCCTAGGACTACCTTGTTCGATCATGCGCTTGCGGCTGGAGAAACAATCACGGGGCTTATTACCGCAACGGCAATGGTCTATCCCGATAGGAAGGTGGCATCCGTTAAGCCATCGTCGGTGGTGAAGCGAATGAAGGAGAAGAATTTTGCCGCATCGGTTAAGCGCGAGAATATCATGGAGTGTGAGATGATTGGTATTTCGATTGCCGTGTTTGCCGAGATGGCTATTGAGGCAATGTGCGGTGTTGCCGACCAGGTAGGGTTATAG
- a CDS encoding YitT family protein codes for MAHIQQEKLFSGEWWKSVGYIMLGSFIFTMAIVMLVSPFKIAPGGTYGIGIVLHHLFGWNISTAVSCLDIPLLIIGTLILGPIFGFKTALATIAGLGFTWLFETQLWTSGQPLIDDPLLASIFAGVLYGIAMGIIFKSKATSGGSDIISMILHKYTHISLGKLVLIVDSLITLITIPAFGDWKLPCYAWILIYIQSKIIDMIVTQEGFNKTVMIISDEYEKIRQVILKDLDRGGTLINVKGLYQEQDRKMIYVVLNRREVEILKQEIRKIDPKAFVNVTGAGEILGNGFKPHA; via the coding sequence ATGGCACATATTCAACAGGAAAAGCTGTTTTCGGGCGAATGGTGGAAGTCCGTTGGCTACATTATGCTGGGCAGCTTCATCTTTACGATGGCTATCGTCATGCTCGTATCCCCATTCAAGATAGCCCCTGGAGGCACCTACGGCATCGGAATCGTACTTCACCACCTCTTCGGATGGAACATCAGCACGGCGGTATCCTGCCTCGACATCCCGCTCCTAATCATCGGAACGCTCATCCTAGGCCCCATCTTTGGCTTTAAAACCGCCCTTGCCACCATAGCCGGGCTCGGCTTCACCTGGCTCTTCGAAACCCAGCTGTGGACTAGCGGACAACCGCTCATCGACGACCCGCTCCTAGCCTCCATCTTCGCCGGCGTGCTCTACGGCATTGCCATGGGCATCATCTTTAAGTCGAAGGCCACCTCGGGCGGCAGCGACATCATCTCGATGATCCTGCACAAGTACACCCACATCTCGCTGGGCAAGCTGGTGCTCATCGTCGACTCGCTCATCACCCTCATTACCATCCCCGCCTTTGGCGACTGGAAGCTGCCCTGCTACGCCTGGATCCTTATCTACATCCAGAGCAAGATCATCGACATGATCGTAACCCAGGAGGGCTTCAACAAAACGGTGATGATTATTTCTGATGAGTACGAAAAGATCCGCCAGGTGATCCTCAAGGACCTCGACCGCGGGGGTACGCTCATCAACGTAAAGGGACTCTACCAGGAGCAGGATCGCAAGATGATCTACGTGGTGCTCAACCGCCGCGAGGTGGAAATCCTAAAGCAGGAAATCCGCAAGATCGACCCTAAGGCATTCGTAAACGTAACAGGAGCCGGAGAAATTCTCGGAAACGGATTTAAGCCGCACGCGTAA
- a CDS encoding FAD:protein FMN transferase yields MKQNTILAIAAIVMITSCSSREKEYVKFGGFAQGTTYSISYRDAELRNLKPQVDSILRDFDNSLSIYNEKSIISKMNSNDTSATADGYFTECYRYSAEVCNATDGAFDITVGPLVRAWGFGLKNKDKMTKEHVDSLLRLVGMDKVALVNGKLRKKDPWVFIDANAIAQGYSVDVVARYLERMGISEYLVEIGGETYGKGLNAHGKSWTIGIDRPSDGNDAPGADLQAEVRLPNGKALTTAGNYRKFYVENGVKYSHIIDPKTGYPARNTLLSVSVVAKNCTYADGYDTAFMVWGLDKTKAFLKKHPEMDAYLIYSGKNGAYETYATPGFEKMLIKE; encoded by the coding sequence ATGAAGCAAAATACGATTCTTGCAATTGCTGCCATAGTCATGATAACCTCGTGCAGCAGCCGCGAAAAGGAGTACGTGAAGTTCGGCGGATTTGCGCAGGGTACAACCTACAGCATTTCGTACCGCGATGCGGAACTCCGGAACCTGAAACCACAGGTAGATTCGATCCTCCGCGATTTTGACAACTCGCTATCCATCTATAATGAGAAGAGCATTATATCGAAGATGAACAGCAACGATACTTCGGCTACCGCTGATGGCTACTTTACCGAGTGCTACAGGTATTCAGCAGAGGTGTGCAACGCTACCGACGGGGCTTTCGATATTACCGTTGGGCCGCTTGTGCGTGCTTGGGGGTTTGGCCTAAAGAATAAGGACAAAATGACCAAGGAGCATGTGGATAGCCTTCTGCGCTTGGTGGGGATGGACAAGGTTGCTCTGGTAAACGGCAAGCTGAGGAAGAAGGACCCTTGGGTGTTTATCGATGCTAACGCCATTGCGCAGGGCTACTCGGTTGATGTGGTGGCGCGCTACCTAGAGCGTATGGGCATCAGCGAATACCTTGTTGAGATTGGGGGCGAGACCTACGGCAAAGGCCTAAACGCCCACGGCAAATCTTGGACTATTGGTATTGATAGGCCCTCGGATGGTAACGATGCTCCCGGCGCAGATTTGCAGGCAGAGGTTAGGTTGCCTAACGGGAAGGCATTGACAACCGCTGGAAACTACCGCAAGTTCTACGTCGAAAATGGGGTTAAGTACTCGCATATAATAGACCCTAAAACTGGTTACCCTGCAAGGAATACGCTGCTGAGCGTTTCGGTGGTGGCAAAAAATTGCACCTACGCCGATGGCTACGATACCGCTTTTATGGTGTGGGGGCTCGATAAAACAAAGGCGTTTCTGAAGAAGCATCCCGAAATGGATGCCTACCTTATCTACTCGGGGAAGAATGGCGCCTATGAAACCTATGCAACTCCAGGCTTCGAAAAGATGTTGATAAAGGAGTAG
- a CDS encoding glycosyltransferase family 4 protein, with the protein MNILVSNRNLGKTGGSETFTYTLIGELVKRGHSVEYFCFKRGLVASKIEEDFGVGFMSKPKYDLIFANHLKTVEFLYRFGPVIQTCHGIFPHSERPSLHADGYISISQEVQELLLKSGILSPIIHNGIDCERFRPMKPLRNSNIRVLSLCQSEEGHQQVLDACKLVGAEFGKLDKKIDNIWDVSSAINEYDLVVGLGRSAYEALACGRPVVIYDKRPYASSMGDGYFLDVMPMSLKNNCSGRALHRDFSIEDLAHEIGRYRPEDGNIARRYAEQSFNVERAVDAYLEYAKSLRSINLMHKIAMQERGLLPNFIVRFLQNRIRKGVIAAYS; encoded by the coding sequence ATGAACATTTTAGTTTCGAATCGTAATTTAGGGAAGACCGGGGGAAGTGAAACTTTTACCTATACGCTAATTGGGGAGTTGGTTAAGCGTGGTCATAGCGTCGAGTATTTTTGCTTTAAAAGGGGATTAGTAGCTAGTAAAATTGAGGAAGATTTTGGCGTTGGCTTTATGTCGAAACCAAAGTACGATCTGATTTTTGCAAATCATTTAAAAACGGTAGAATTCTTGTATCGTTTTGGTCCCGTAATTCAAACATGCCACGGCATTTTTCCTCATTCCGAACGTCCTTCGTTGCATGCCGATGGCTACATTTCAATTTCGCAGGAGGTGCAGGAACTTTTGCTAAAGAGTGGCATCCTTTCTCCGATTATACATAATGGGATTGACTGTGAGCGTTTCCGTCCGATGAAGCCATTACGGAATAGCAATATTAGGGTCCTGTCGTTATGCCAATCGGAAGAGGGGCACCAACAGGTGCTTGATGCATGTAAGCTGGTTGGCGCAGAGTTCGGGAAACTCGACAAAAAGATAGATAACATCTGGGATGTTTCGAGTGCCATTAACGAGTACGACTTGGTTGTAGGATTGGGCAGATCGGCCTACGAAGCGCTAGCTTGTGGGCGCCCTGTGGTTATCTACGACAAGCGCCCCTATGCCTCGAGTATGGGCGATGGCTATTTTCTTGATGTAATGCCAATGAGCCTGAAAAATAACTGTTCGGGGCGGGCTTTGCATCGAGATTTCAGCATTGAAGATTTGGCCCACGAGATTGGACGTTATAGACCCGAAGATGGCAACATCGCTCGACGCTATGCTGAGCAGAGTTTTAATGTCGAAAGAGCCGTTGACGCCTATTTGGAATACGCTAAATCTCTTCGATCGATCAATCTTATGCACAAGATTGCTATGCAGGAAAGAGGGCTACTTCCAAACTTTATTGTTAGATTTCTTCAGAATCGGATTCGAAAAGGGGTTATTGCCGCCTATTCGTAG
- a CDS encoding GAF domain-containing protein, which translates to MAEDILISDNVTKEECYKELLPQIAALIDYEDDLTANLANIAAALKYGLNFFWVGFYRVKDGGLILGPFQGPVACTRIASNKGVCGASYTQKRTVIVDDVDKYPGHIACSSLSKSEIVIPIMKDDEVLLVLDVDSEHLSSFDEIDERYLNELALMVQKKL; encoded by the coding sequence ATGGCAGAGGATATTTTGATCTCGGATAATGTAACAAAAGAGGAGTGTTACAAAGAACTACTACCACAAATTGCTGCTCTTATTGATTATGAAGATGACCTTACTGCAAATCTTGCGAACATAGCTGCCGCTCTTAAATATGGGCTCAACTTTTTTTGGGTGGGGTTTTACAGAGTGAAGGATGGAGGGCTGATTTTGGGACCTTTTCAGGGACCTGTTGCTTGTACAAGAATAGCTTCAAATAAAGGAGTATGTGGTGCTTCGTATACGCAGAAGAGGACTGTAATTGTAGATGACGTCGATAAATACCCTGGACATATTGCTTGCAGTTCGCTTTCTAAGTCAGAAATCGTTATTCCAATAATGAAGGATGACGAAGTGCTTCTGGTGCTCGATGTTGATAGTGAGCATCTCTCATCGTTTGATGAAATCGATGAGAGATACCTCAATGAGCTGGCACTAATGGTTCAGAAGAAACTTTAG
- a CDS encoding type IX secretion system plug protein domain-containing protein: MIYRTFILSILFVALSMGTAHAQHRVDIIDPDIKSVQAFANQDVTSFPSIYLNNGEYVTIKFDDLNAKAPRNLTYKIVHCDENWKDEELFQSAYLDGFQEQPLNSYSYSNNTTTKYVHYDITFPNNDVKPKISGNYMMVILDADTQQPLLKVGFLVAEKFATHIASIAIPTSSDSYQTSHQLNLTVQYQLPNVTNPSREIKTKVFQNYVLLPDSLQPQPVNLGVNSIVYSRPDKNIYPAGNEFRTLDIRDAHYISTNASSIKQVQGQYYILLQPDKSRSNIPYSQNYDYDGKLIVAGLNLNNPDTDCDYYSVMFSLNSPYLGDKYDVYLEGELTGWGPSNYSKMIYNNTTSCYEVPLLLKQGFYSYQYVVRNQKGNAAMHLSPEGNFSQTENSYQICTYYKGIRDTYTRLVASTCIERSKKITK; this comes from the coding sequence ATGATCTATCGTACCTTTATACTCAGCATCCTGTTCGTTGCGCTGTCAATGGGCACCGCTCACGCACAACATCGTGTGGATATCATCGATCCCGATATAAAAAGCGTACAGGCTTTTGCAAACCAAGATGTGACCTCGTTCCCTAGCATATATCTCAACAATGGCGAATACGTTACCATCAAGTTCGACGATCTTAATGCAAAGGCGCCACGCAATCTAACGTACAAAATTGTCCACTGCGACGAGAATTGGAAGGATGAGGAGCTATTCCAATCGGCATACCTTGATGGCTTTCAGGAGCAGCCCCTAAACAGCTACAGCTATTCCAACAATACGACAACCAAGTATGTCCACTACGACATTACGTTTCCAAACAACGATGTAAAGCCAAAAATATCCGGCAACTACATGATGGTTATTCTTGATGCTGACACCCAACAGCCGCTGCTTAAGGTCGGGTTCCTTGTTGCCGAAAAGTTTGCAACCCACATTGCATCAATAGCAATTCCGACAAGCAGTGACAGCTACCAAACATCGCATCAGCTAAACCTAACCGTTCAATACCAGCTGCCGAACGTCACCAATCCTTCCCGCGAGATAAAAACCAAAGTTTTTCAAAACTACGTTCTCCTTCCCGATTCGCTTCAACCACAACCGGTAAACCTTGGCGTGAATTCGATTGTATACAGCCGCCCCGATAAAAACATATACCCCGCAGGCAACGAATTCAGGACTTTGGACATTCGCGATGCGCACTATATCTCCACCAATGCAAGCTCTATAAAGCAGGTGCAAGGCCAGTACTACATACTTCTGCAGCCCGACAAATCGCGCAGCAACATCCCCTACTCTCAGAACTACGATTACGATGGGAAACTGATCGTTGCTGGTCTAAACCTTAACAATCCCGACACCGACTGCGACTACTACAGCGTGATGTTCTCGCTAAACTCCCCCTATTTAGGCGATAAATACGATGTTTACCTCGAAGGTGAACTTACGGGCTGGGGACCATCGAACTACTCAAAAATGATCTATAACAACACAACTAGCTGCTACGAAGTTCCGCTTCTTCTAAAACAGGGATTTTACAGCTACCAGTATGTTGTAAGAAATCAAAAAGGCAATGCAGCTATGCATCTCTCGCCCGAAGGGAACTTCAGCCAAACGGAGAACTCATATCAAATCTGCACCTACTACAAAGGCATTCGCGACACCTACACCCGCCTCGTTGCATCTACATGCATCGAACGAAGTAAAAAAATCACAAAATAA
- a CDS encoding DUF4251 domain-containing protein, with protein sequence MKSILIISGLMLTSALLLTANINKEVFLGSSKQEKEVALKTAIEAPNYTFVANIAIPMRGSARNLTSTYDLRVTNDTIVAYLPFFGRAYTAPISPEEAGIMFTSTKFTYTKKITKHEGWEITIKTKDTKVKYELFLSISKNGYGTLTVQSVNRESISFSGTIRQP encoded by the coding sequence ATGAAAAGTATCTTGATCATTTCTGGGTTGATGCTAACTTCTGCACTCTTGCTTACAGCAAACATCAACAAGGAGGTTTTTCTAGGTTCTAGCAAACAAGAAAAAGAGGTCGCCCTTAAAACTGCAATCGAAGCCCCAAACTATACCTTTGTAGCTAACATCGCTATCCCCATGAGGGGAAGCGCACGAAACCTCACCTCCACGTACGACCTCAGAGTAACCAATGATACCATAGTTGCATATCTTCCATTCTTCGGAAGAGCCTACACAGCACCAATTTCTCCCGAAGAAGCAGGAATCATGTTTACAAGCACCAAGTTTACCTATACAAAAAAGATAACCAAACACGAAGGATGGGAAATAACAATTAAGACCAAAGACACTAAGGTTAAATACGAGTTATTCCTCTCTATTAGCAAGAATGGCTACGGAACGCTTACGGTGCAATCCGTCAACCGTGAAAGCATATCCTTCTCAGGCACTATAAGACAACCTTAA